A window from Purpureocillium takamizusanense chromosome 3, complete sequence encodes these proteins:
- the GLO1 gene encoding Lactoylglutathione lyase (EggNog:ENOG503NVC4~COG:G), producing MIPLRAAQRLSNTARILRPEQTPSIRVPAAVRAFAMAATTDTSTYKLNHSMIRVKDPKESVKFYEFLGMKVVKEFKAPEAKFDLYFMAYDSPGAVSYGKDAIDREGVIELTHNYGTEDDASYSVNNGNKEPHRGFGHTCISVDNIQAACKRIEDAGYRFQKKLTDGRMNHIAFALDPDGYWVEIIGQNPVEQTADVTTTDVTTYRMNHTMIRVKDAQKSLKFYQEVLGMSLVRKHEATAAGFNLYFLAYPSAQPLPTEGNSAQREGLLELTWNYGTEKDESFKYHSGNEEPQGFGHICISVDELDAACKRFDDLKVNWRKRLTDGRMKNVAFLLDPDGYWVEVVQNPAHSDKYGVE from the exons ATGATTCCCCTCCGCGCAGCCCAGCGTCTCAGCAACACGGCACGCATCCTTCGCCCAGAGCAAACACCGTCCATCAGGGTCCCCGCCGCAG TGAGAGCattcgccatggccgccaccacggacACGAGCACGTACAAGCTCAACCACTCCAT GATCCGGGTCAAGGACCCCAAGGAGTCGG TCAAGTTTTACGAGTTCCTGGGCATGAAGGTGGTCAAGGAGTTCAAGGCGCCCGAGGCCAAGTTTGACCTGTACTTTATGGCCTACGACAGCCCCGGGGCCGTCTCGTATGGCAAGGACGCCATTGAccgcgagggcgtcatcgAGCTGACGCACAACTACGgcaccgaggacgacgcgtCCTACTCGGTCAACAACGGCAACAAGGAGCCGCACCGCGGGTTCGGCCACACGTGCATCAGCGTCGACAACATCCAGGCCGCGTGCaagcgcatcgaggacgCCGGCTACCGGTTCCAGAAGAAGCTGACGGACGGGCGCATGAACCACATCGCCTTTGCGCTCGACCCGGACGGCTACTGGGTCGAGATCATCGGCCAGAACCCCGTCGAGCAGACGGCCgacgtgacgacgacggacgtgACCACGTACCGCATG AACCACACCATGATCCGCGTCAAGGACGCGCAAAAGTCGCTCAAGTTCTACCAGGAGGTGCTGGGCATGTCGCTGGTGCGCAAGCacgaggcgacggccgcaGGCTTCAACCTGTACTTCCTGGCGTACCCGAGCGCCCAGCCGTTGCCGACCGAGGGCAACTCGGCACAGCGCGAggggctgctggagctgACGTGGAACTACGGCACGGAAAAGGACGAGTCGTTCAAGTACCACAGCGGCAACGAGGAGCCGCAGGGCTTTGGGCACATTT gcatcagcgtggacgagctggacgcggCGTGCAAGCGGTTCGACGACCTCAAGGTCAACTGGCGGAAGCGGCTGACGGATGGGCGCATGAAGAACGTGGCGTTTCTGCTTGACCCGGATGGGTACTGGGTCGAGGTGGTGCAGAACCCGGCCCACAGCGACAAGTACGGCGTGGAGTGA
- the GLO1 gene encoding Lactoylglutathione lyase (EggNog:ENOG503NVC4~COG:G): MKVVKEFKAPEAKFDLYFMAYDSPGAVSYGKDAIDREGVIELTHNYGTEDDASYSVNNGNKEPHRGFGHTCISVDNIQAACKRIEDAGYRFQKKLTDGRMNHIAFALDPDGYWVEIIGQNPVEQTADVTTTDVTTYRMNHTMIRVKDAQKSLKFYQEVLGMSLVRKHEATAAGFNLYFLAYPSAQPLPTEGNSAQREGLLELTWNYGTEKDESFKYHSGNEEPQGFGHICISVDELDAACKRFDDLKVNWRKRLTDGRMKNVAFLLDPDGYWVEVVQNPAHSDKYGVE, from the exons ATGAAGGTGGTCAAGGAGTTCAAGGCGCCCGAGGCCAAGTTTGACCTGTACTTTATGGCCTACGACAGCCCCGGGGCCGTCTCGTATGGCAAGGACGCCATTGAccgcgagggcgtcatcgAGCTGACGCACAACTACGgcaccgaggacgacgcgtCCTACTCGGTCAACAACGGCAACAAGGAGCCGCACCGCGGGTTCGGCCACACGTGCATCAGCGTCGACAACATCCAGGCCGCGTGCaagcgcatcgaggacgCCGGCTACCGGTTCCAGAAGAAGCTGACGGACGGGCGCATGAACCACATCGCCTTTGCGCTCGACCCGGACGGCTACTGGGTCGAGATCATCGGCCAGAACCCCGTCGAGCAGACGGCCgacgtgacgacgacggacgtgACCACGTACCGCATG AACCACACCATGATCCGCGTCAAGGACGCGCAAAAGTCGCTCAAGTTCTACCAGGAGGTGCTGGGCATGTCGCTGGTGCGCAAGCacgaggcgacggccgcaGGCTTCAACCTGTACTTCCTGGCGTACCCGAGCGCCCAGCCGTTGCCGACCGAGGGCAACTCGGCACAGCGCGAggggctgctggagctgACGTGGAACTACGGCACGGAAAAGGACGAGTCGTTCAAGTACCACAGCGGCAACGAGGAGCCGCAGGGCTTTGGGCACATTT gcatcagcgtggacgagctggacgcggCGTGCAAGCGGTTCGACGACCTCAAGGTCAACTGGCGGAAGCGGCTGACGGATGGGCGCATGAAGAACGTGGCGTTTCTGCTTGACCCGGATGGGTACTGGGTCGAGGTGGTGCAGAACCCGGCCCACAGCGACAAGTACGGCGTGGAGTGA